Proteins found in one Vigna radiata var. radiata cultivar VC1973A unplaced genomic scaffold, Vradiata_ver6 scaffold_83, whole genome shotgun sequence genomic segment:
- the LOC106754005 gene encoding photosystem II D1 precursor processing protein PSB27-H2, chloroplastic isoform X2 has product MAIILATNMCSITNSKTVEGIKRLASEDKLQSRSALPLLEASSSRRHLLVSVGPSLATLACGLSPSVVWAEENSGDKEEEDKGVIGAIKSLFDPNEKTKSGKVLPKAYLKSAREVVKTLRESLNETSDDIAKFRRTADSAKESIREYLGSWRGNQTVVQEIILL; this is encoded by the exons ATGGCAATTATCCTTGCAACAAATATGTGTTCCATCACAAATTCCAAGACGGTTGAAGGGATCAAAAGACTTGCTAGCGAAG ATAAACTGCAATCCAGGTCTGCACTGCCTCTTCTGGAAGCTTCATCAAGTCGCAGGCATCTTTTAGTCAGTGTTGGCCCTTCATTGGCTACCTTGGCTTGTGGTTTGTCACCATCAGTGGTATGGGCTGAAGAGAATTCTGgtgacaaagaagaagaagataaagggGTTATTGGGGCTATTAAATCATTATTTGATCCTAATGAGAAAACAAAGTCTGGAAAGGTGTTGCCTAAGGCTTACTTAAAGTCAGCAAGAGAAGTAGTGAAAACACTGCGTGAATCTTTAAATGAAACCAGTGATGACATTGCCAAATTTAGAAGGACTGCTGATTCCGCAAAGGAGTCAATTAGAGAATATTTGGGCAGTTGGAGGGGAAATCAGACTGTTGTGCAAGAA ATTATCCTTTTATGA
- the LOC106754005 gene encoding photosystem II D1 precursor processing protein PSB27-H2, chloroplastic isoform X1: MAIILATNMCSITNSKTVEGIKRLASEDKLQSRSALPLLEASSSRRHLLVSVGPSLATLACGLSPSVVWAEENSGDKEEEDKGVIGAIKSLFDPNEKTKSGKVLPKAYLKSAREVVKTLRESLNETSDDIAKFRRTADSAKESIREYLGSWRGNQTVVQEESYVILEKVIRSLANFYSKAGPSAPLSQEVKSEILDYLNTAEEFL; encoded by the exons ATGGCAATTATCCTTGCAACAAATATGTGTTCCATCACAAATTCCAAGACGGTTGAAGGGATCAAAAGACTTGCTAGCGAAG ATAAACTGCAATCCAGGTCTGCACTGCCTCTTCTGGAAGCTTCATCAAGTCGCAGGCATCTTTTAGTCAGTGTTGGCCCTTCATTGGCTACCTTGGCTTGTGGTTTGTCACCATCAGTGGTATGGGCTGAAGAGAATTCTGgtgacaaagaagaagaagataaagggGTTATTGGGGCTATTAAATCATTATTTGATCCTAATGAGAAAACAAAGTCTGGAAAGGTGTTGCCTAAGGCTTACTTAAAGTCAGCAAGAGAAGTAGTGAAAACACTGCGTGAATCTTTAAATGAAACCAGTGATGACATTGCCAAATTTAGAAGGACTGCTGATTCCGCAAAGGAGTCAATTAGAGAATATTTGGGCAGTTGGAGGGGAAATCAGACTGTTGTGCAAGAA GAATCATATGTTATTTTGGAGAAAGTAATAAGATCTTTGGCAAACTTTTACTCGAAGGCAGGGCCATCAGCTCCACTGTCGCAGGAAGTTAAGTCTGAAATATTAGATTACCTAAATACAGCTGAAGAATTTTTGTAG